A stretch of Halogeometricum sp. S1BR25-6 DNA encodes these proteins:
- a CDS encoding DUF7389 domain-containing protein, which produces MSDSKQPATDSSEPAVNGDQTERTEYVERSDVGVSLSVKLKRGSGTRDEDQIKAKVKAKTLEDARRDMDALREYIHNLAEDVRQIQPTDPHEE; this is translated from the coding sequence ATGTCTGATTCGAAGCAACCAGCCACTGACTCGTCAGAACCGGCAGTGAACGGAGATCAAACGGAGCGAACAGAGTACGTGGAGCGGAGTGATGTCGGCGTCTCGCTTAGTGTGAAACTCAAGCGTGGAAGCGGGACGCGAGATGAAGACCAGATCAAAGCGAAGGTGAAGGCAAAGACGCTCGAAGACGCCCGGCGAGACATGGACGCACTACGAGAGTACATCCACAACCTCGCCGAGGACGTTCGCCAAATCCAGCCAACAGACCCACACGAAGAGTAA